In Canis lupus familiaris isolate Mischka breed German Shepherd chromosome 9, alternate assembly UU_Cfam_GSD_1.0, whole genome shotgun sequence, a single window of DNA contains:
- the GALK1 gene encoding galactokinase, giving the protein MAASSPPRAGELLAEARRAFREEFGAEPELAVSAPGRVNLIGEHTDYNQGLVLPMALELVTVLVGSPRADGLVSLLTTSEDADEPRRLQFPLPTAQRSLEPGTPRWANYVKGVIQHYPAAPLPGFSAVVVSSVPLGGGLSSSASLEVATYTFLQQLCPDSGSVAARAQVCQQAEHSFAGVPCGIMDQLIALLGQEGHALLIDCRSLETSLVPLSEPKLAVLITNSNVRHSLGSSEYPLRRRQCEEVARALGKESLREVQLEELEAGRELVSKEGFRRARHVVGEIRRTAQAAAALCRGDYRAFGRLMVESHHSLRDDYEVSCPELDQLVEAALSAPGVYGSRMTGGGFGGCTVTLLEASFTSQVMQHIQEQYSGTATFYLSQAADGAKVLHW; this is encoded by the exons ATGGCCGCTTCGAGCCCGCCCCGGGCCGGGGAGCTGCTGGCCGAGGCCCGCAGAGCTTTCCGGGAGGAGTTCGGGGCCGAGCCCGAGCTGGCGGTGTCGGCGCCGGGCCGGGTCAACCTGATCGGGGAGCACACGGACTACAACCAGGGCCTGGTGCTGCCCATG GCGCTGGAGCTGGTGACCGTGCTGGTGGGCAGCCCCCGGGCAGATGGCCTTGTCTCCCTCCTCACCACCTCTGAGGATGCTGATGAACCCAGGCGGCTGCAGTTTCCACTGCCTACAGCCCAGCGATCACTGGAGCCTGGGACCCCCCGCTGGGCCAACTATGTCAAGGGAGTGATTCAGCACTACCCAG ctgcccccctccctggcTTCAGTGCAGTGGTGGTCAGCTCAGTGCCCCTGGGGGGTGGGCTGTCCAGCTCCGCATCCCTGGAAGTGGCCACGTACACCTTCCTGCAGCAGCTCTGCCCAG ACTCAGGGTCAGTAGCTGCCCGGGCTCAGGTGTGTCAGCAGGCCGAGCACAGCTTCGCAGGGGTGCCCTGTGGTATCATGGACCAGCTCATCGCACTGCTCGGGCAGGAAGGCCACGCGCTGCTCATTGACTGCAG GTCCCTGGAGACAAGCCTGGTGCCACTGTCAGAGCCTAAGTTGGCTGTGCTCATCACCAACTCCAATGTGCGCCACTCCCTGGGCTCCAGTGAGTACCCTCTGCGGCGGCGCCAGTGTGAAGAAGTAGCCCGGGCATTGGGCAAGGAAAGCCTTCGGGAGGTGCagctggaggagctggagg CGGGCAGAGAGCTGGTGAGCAAGGAAGGCTTCCGGCGGGCACGGCACGTGGTAGGTGAGATCCGGCGCACGGCCCAGGCGGCAGCTGCCTTGTGCCGCGGAGACTACAGAGCCTTCGGTCGCCTCATGGTAGAGAGTCACCACTCGCTCAG GGATGACTACGAGGTGAGCTGTCCTGAGCTGGACCAGCTCGTGGAGGCTGCGCTTTCAGCACCTGGGGTTTACGGCAGCCGCATGACTGGTGGTGGCTTTGGCGGCTGCACTGTGACCCTGCTGGAAGCCTCCTTCACTTCCCAGGTCATGCAGCACAtacag GAGCAGTACAGTGGTACCGCCACCTTCTACCTCTCTCAGGCAGCCGATGGTGCCAAGGTGCTGCACTGGTGA